GATCGCTCCGGTGAGGTCGTCGTTCGACGGCATCCGGTCGGCGAGCGCCAGCTGGTCGACCACCTCGAGGCAGCCGCCCCACGTACGGCCCGTCACCCGATTCGCGGGTCCGGCCCACGTCCAGGGCTCGGTGGGTTCGCGATCGCCGTGCTCGGTCAGGGCCGCAGGGTCGTCCCAGTGGCGCCCGAAGTCCTCCGACTCCCCCGGCTCGGTGATCTCGATCTCACCGCTGTCGAGCAGCGCGGCGCGCAGGGAACGCAGATGCACCTCGTCGACCGCCGGCCCCGGCCCGAGGTGCACCTGCGTCGAGCCGCCGTAGAACCCGGCCACGCCGTGCCGCCACAGCCAGTTCAGCATGTTCGTGTTGTCGCTGTATCCGAGGAACGGCTTCGGGTCGGCTGCGACGAGCGCCGGATCGAGGTGCGGCGTCACGAGGATCTGGTCGCTGCCGCCGATGGTGGCGATGATCGCCCGGATGCTCGGATCAGCGAAGGCTGCGTTCACGTCGGCCGCCCGCGCTTGCGGGCTCGCATCCAGCTGCCTCGTGGTCGGATACTCGACAGGAACGAGTCCGGTCAGCTCCCGCAGACGTCGCATCGCCTGCTCGTGCACCTCGGGCCCGACCGCGGGCGCGGCGAAAGCGGGCGAGAGGACGGCGATGCGGTCGCCGGGGCGAGCCTTCGGAACATGCAGCATGCCTCCATCCTGCCCGCGGCGCGCGCGGGCAGCGAAACAGGCCGCGCATAAGGAGTTCGGTCGACAATAGAAGCACTCACCCACGACTCCTCACGAATGAGGTCCCATGTCTCGCACGGCGCCGTCACGCCGACGCGGGCGCGGCGCGCAGCCCGAAGGCCCGCGCGCGACGTTCCGCCAGCTGCTCCCGTTTCTGTTCGAGCACAAGAAGGTGCTCGTCGTCGTCGCGGTGCTCAGCATCGTCGGTGCGGCCGCGTCGCTGGCGCAGCCGCTGCTCGTCGGGCAGCTCATCGCTCGCGTGCAGCAGGGGCAGACGCTGGGGATGCTGGTCTGGCTGCTGATCGGCTTCGTCATCGCGGCGTCGGTGATCTCGGGCTACCAGCACTACCTGCTGCAGCGCACCGGCACGGCGGTCGTGTGCTCCAGCCGCCGCAAGCTCATCGCCCGCATCCTGCGTCTGCCGATCAGCGAGTTCGACGCGCGCCGCACTGGCGATCTCGTCTCGCGCGTCGGCACCGACACGACGCTGCTCTACGCCGTGCTCACCCAGGGGCTGGCGGATGCCGTGGGCAGCGCGATCCTGTTCGTCGGCGCGCTCATCGCGATGCTGATCATCGATCCGCTGCTGCTGCTGCTCATCGTCGTCGTGATCGGCGTCTCGGTGGTCGTGGTCGTGCTGCTGTCGGGGCGCATCCGCACCGCGTCGGCGGCGCAGCAGCACAAGGTCGGCGAACTGGCATCCGGAGTCGAGCGCGGCATCTCGTCGATCCGCACCGTACGCGCATCCGGCGCCACCGAGCGCGAGACGGCAGCCGTCGAGGGCCTCGCCGGCGAAGCCTACGGTCTCGGCTTGCGCATCGCGAAGATCTCATCGATGGTCGTACCCGTCGCGGGCGTCGCGCTGC
The window above is part of the Microbacterium sp. nov. GSS16 genome. Proteins encoded here:
- a CDS encoding S66 family peptidase, whose product is MLHVPKARPGDRIAVLSPAFAAPAVGPEVHEQAMRRLRELTGLVPVEYPTTRQLDASPQARAADVNAAFADPSIRAIIATIGGSDQILVTPHLDPALVAADPKPFLGYSDNTNMLNWLWRHGVAGFYGGSTQVHLGPGPAVDEVHLRSLRAALLDSGEIEITEPGESEDFGRHWDDPAALTEHGDREPTEPWTWAGPANRVTGRTWGGCLEVVDQLALADRMPSNDDLTGAILLLETSERLTPAARVAEQLRGYGERGLLGSVAGVLFARPPVSSFEVMPTAAERSALRAAQRDVVLEMVGRYNPDAVVCVGVPFGHTRPQWILPYGGEMTLDGAGRRVQASYDG